Proteins from a single region of Desulfolutivibrio sulfoxidireducens:
- a CDS encoding transposase — MHPREYERHVRCEASARRLLLSYVWKGGKRFCPRCRGGKVYELSDDRLRCAACRYTFHDFSGRFLNVGGLSPRDWLRLVRLFELELTVSRMADQLGLAYNTVYRAVTVIRFSILANALDASQLLFGEVGRELGYDNGRMVMSRSGEPGGHVPVFGIIEKPGWTFLDLVPDMRVEHVVHFNMNFSLKVTRLGKIVYTDRFQHYDALMFCGGDDAWRYADILDRTPYLDTLPDGFWNFARTRLRRFSGVSARRFPLYLKELEFRYNHRNESILPILLTFLCSLVPKYE, encoded by the coding sequence GTGCACCCGCGTGAATACGAACGGCACGTGCGCTGCGAGGCCTCGGCCCGCCGGCTGTTGCTGTCTTACGTCTGGAAGGGGGGAAAGCGGTTTTGCCCCCGCTGCCGGGGCGGCAAGGTCTATGAACTCTCGGACGACAGGCTTCGGTGCGCGGCCTGCCGCTATACCTTCCACGACTTCTCCGGCCGGTTCCTCAACGTGGGGGGCCTGAGCCCCCGGGACTGGCTACGCCTTGTGCGGCTCTTCGAACTGGAGCTGACCGTCAGCCGCATGGCCGACCAGTTGGGTCTGGCCTACAACACCGTCTACCGGGCGGTGACCGTGATCCGTTTCTCCATCCTGGCCAACGCCCTGGACGCGTCCCAGCTCCTTTTCGGCGAGGTGGGCCGGGAGCTTGGCTACGACAACGGCCGCATGGTCATGTCCCGGTCCGGGGAGCCGGGCGGACATGTCCCGGTCTTCGGCATCATCGAAAAGCCGGGTTGGACCTTTCTCGACCTGGTGCCGGACATGCGCGTGGAACACGTGGTGCATTTCAACATGAATTTTTCCCTCAAGGTCACCCGCCTGGGCAAGATCGTCTACACCGACCGTTTCCAGCATTACGACGCGCTTATGTTCTGCGGCGGCGACGACGCCTGGCGCTACGCCGATATCCTGGACCGCACGCCCTATCTGGACACCCTGCCGGACGGCTTCTGGAATTTCGCCCGGACCCGGCTTCGCCGCTTCAGCGGGGTCAGCGCCCGCCGCTTTCCGCTCTATCTCAAGGAGCTGGAATTTCGCTACAACCACAGAAATGAGTCTATCCTGCCGATTCTTCTTACCTTCCTCTGCTCTCTTGTGCCAAAATACGAGTAA
- a CDS encoding response regulator: MRRILVIDDEKPTLSMFSLYLEAYGYQPLTADTGERGLEIFREHRPSIVLTDIKMPGMDGLTVLKEIKEESPDTEVIVITGHGDIDLALKALNLNATDFIDKPIRQEALESALRRAEERLLALRNKEEEISVRCLDNVAAIDIRGNVTSRSEPYLIKAYKEASGPGETRPVVLHFEQSASINGAGIAVLTQLLLESDKRGQPVAISGPSENFTKVFEIVGITKFVDIFATEAEAVASLRGRAAVAARKEVSS; encoded by the coding sequence ATGCGACGGATTTTGGTCATCGACGACGAGAAACCGACCCTGTCCATGTTTTCACTGTACCTCGAGGCCTACGGATACCAGCCGCTTACCGCCGACACCGGCGAACGGGGCCTGGAGATATTCCGGGAGCACCGGCCCTCCATCGTGCTGACGGACATCAAGATGCCGGGCATGGATGGACTGACGGTCCTTAAGGAGATCAAGGAGGAAAGTCCGGACACCGAGGTCATCGTCATCACCGGCCACGGCGATATCGATCTGGCGCTCAAGGCCCTCAATCTTAACGCCACGGACTTCATCGACAAGCCCATCCGCCAGGAGGCCCTGGAGTCGGCCCTGCGACGGGCCGAGGAGCGTCTTTTGGCCCTGCGCAACAAGGAAGAGGAGATATCCGTGCGCTGCCTGGACAATGTGGCGGCCATCGATATCCGGGGCAACGTCACCTCCCGTTCGGAACCCTATCTGATCAAGGCCTACAAGGAGGCCTCGGGACCAGGGGAGACACGTCCGGTGGTCCTGCATTTCGAGCAAAGCGCGTCGATAAACGGCGCGGGCATCGCGGTTTTGACCCAGCTTCTCCTTGAAAGCGACAAACGCGGCCAGCCCGTGGCCATCTCCGGGCCATCGGAAAATTTCACCAAGGTCTTTGAGATTGTGGGCATCACCAAATTCGTGGACATCTTCGCGACCGAGGCCGAGGCCGTGGCCAGTCTGCGGGGGCGGGCCGCCGTGGCGGCGCGAAAGGAGGTCTCCTCATGA
- a CDS encoding ATP-binding protein, translated as MKPFRRLSLKIKIFLSTLGVVLLISATIAMLARWILVSSLTRELELRGVAIAQSIAEGGSGYVLDQDTPNLVSLVFDAAQLGERKILISYIYIVELDGNVLAHTFIKPFPRDLLFLNVLPPDKDQSVTLIQVDGEQAYDIAVPIKEGIYTLGSVHVGLNKNHIDNLVGKLRFTFLGFISAIVVIIFLIALRLSNYITQPVTRLTRISDEISRGNLDFPMTLLDAQGREPKDCPAYSNTDLPCWHFDQNLMDESETTAENVRTCKECVFYKKRTGDEVDQLADSFSNMIWSIKLYRRRLRESEEKYRSLFDSNPDPVFVVDLDRKHILDANPRAEEVYGFAKPDLIGRPISDLEPSDAMTGVSRFLSTPQAGECILFTKVRHIKKAGTPFFVNVHACRTHYRGKEAVIFSTTDITEMVEKDAQLIQASKMKTLGEMSAGIAHELNQPLNAIKMGSDFLSLMVGQNRDIPKEHLSRVVGEISAQVDRAATIISHLREFGRKSDLKKEKVDINVPIRGVFTIIGQQLALQNIDVTLDLCDNPPQVHAHSNRLEQVFFNLVTNARDAINMRFDGHRDEGLKDHGPREISIRSWLENGRVAVTVSDTGCGISPKNLQKIFEPFFTTKTTGHGMGLGLSISYGIVKDYGGDIEVGSEPGEGTTFKLSFPVLAN; from the coding sequence ATGAAGCCGTTTCGACGCCTAAGCCTTAAAATCAAGATCTTTCTGAGCACGCTGGGGGTGGTCCTTTTAATCAGCGCGACCATCGCCATGCTGGCCAGATGGATTCTGGTCTCCAGCCTCACCCGCGAGCTGGAACTGCGTGGCGTGGCCATCGCCCAGTCCATCGCCGAGGGCGGCAGCGGCTACGTCCTGGACCAGGATACCCCCAACCTGGTCAGCCTTGTCTTTGACGCGGCCCAACTTGGGGAACGCAAGATTCTCATTTCCTATATCTACATCGTCGAGCTGGACGGCAACGTCCTGGCCCATACGTTCATCAAGCCCTTCCCCCGGGATCTGCTGTTCCTCAATGTCCTGCCTCCGGACAAGGACCAGTCCGTGACGCTTATCCAGGTGGACGGGGAACAGGCCTACGACATCGCCGTGCCCATCAAGGAGGGCATCTACACCCTGGGCTCCGTGCATGTGGGCTTGAACAAGAACCACATCGACAATCTCGTGGGCAAGCTGCGGTTCACCTTCCTGGGGTTCATCTCGGCCATTGTGGTCATCATCTTCCTCATTGCCCTGCGGCTGTCCAATTACATCACCCAGCCCGTGACCCGGCTGACCCGCATCTCCGACGAGATAAGCCGGGGCAACCTCGATTTTCCCATGACCCTGCTCGATGCCCAGGGCCGCGAACCCAAGGACTGTCCAGCCTACAGCAATACCGATCTGCCGTGCTGGCATTTCGACCAGAACCTCATGGACGAGTCCGAGACCACGGCCGAAAACGTGCGCACCTGCAAGGAATGCGTTTTCTATAAAAAACGCACGGGCGACGAGGTGGACCAGCTGGCCGACTCCTTCAGCAACATGATCTGGTCCATCAAGCTCTACCGGCGACGGCTTCGGGAATCCGAGGAAAAATACCGGTCGCTTTTCGACAGCAACCCCGATCCGGTCTTCGTGGTGGACCTGGACAGAAAACATATCCTGGACGCCAATCCCAGGGCCGAGGAGGTCTACGGCTTTGCCAAACCGGACCTCATCGGCCGGCCCATCTCCGACCTGGAGCCCTCGGACGCCATGACCGGCGTCTCCAGGTTCCTGTCCACCCCCCAGGCCGGAGAATGCATCCTTTTCACCAAGGTGCGGCACATCAAAAAGGCCGGAACCCCTTTTTTCGTGAACGTGCACGCCTGCCGCACCCACTACCGGGGCAAGGAGGCGGTCATCTTTTCCACCACCGACATCACCGAGATGGTGGAAAAAGACGCCCAACTCATCCAGGCCAGCAAGATGAAGACTCTGGGCGAGATGTCCGCGGGCATCGCCCATGAGCTGAACCAGCCCTTAAACGCCATCAAGATGGGCAGCGATTTTTTAAGCCTCATGGTCGGGCAGAACCGGGATATCCCCAAAGAGCATTTAAGCCGCGTGGTGGGGGAGATCAGCGCCCAGGTGGACCGGGCCGCGACCATCATCAGCCACTTGCGCGAATTCGGCCGCAAGTCCGACCTCAAAAAGGAGAAGGTGGACATAAATGTCCCCATCCGGGGCGTGTTCACCATCATCGGCCAGCAGTTGGCCCTGCAAAACATCGACGTGACCCTGGATCTGTGCGACAATCCGCCCCAGGTCCATGCCCATTCCAACCGGCTCGAACAGGTGTTCTTCAATCTGGTGACCAACGCCCGCGATGCCATCAACATGCGCTTTGACGGCCATCGCGATGAGGGGCTCAAGGATCATGGACCACGGGAGATTTCCATCCGGTCCTGGCTCGAAAATGGGCGGGTGGCGGTGACCGTCTCGGACACCGGCTGCGGCATCTCCCCGAAAAATCTGCAAAAGATTTTTGAACCGTTTTTCACCACCAAGACGACGGGGCACGGCATGGGCCTGGGGCTGTCCATCTCCTACGGCATCGTCAAGGATTATGGCGGCGATATCGAGGTCGGCAGCGAACCAGGGGAAGGCACCACGTTCAAATTGTCGTTCCCCGTTTTGGCCAACTGA
- a CDS encoding 4Fe-4S dicluster domain-containing protein, whose translation MNGKSFFVDLSKCTACRGCQVACKQWKNKPAEKTENTGSHQNPPDLSWMTLKLVRFTEKTIDGKFNWLFFPDQCRHCVDAPCKMVADSEVEGAIIQDEATGAVIFTEKTKDISIDNVRPACPYDIPRVNPETKVMYKCDMCIDRVQAGLLPACVQTCPTGTMNFGDRAEMLEMAKKRLEEVKKRYPQAVLVDPDDVRVIFLCLFPGDNYYKHVTAEAGEPRTMTRKALLAGIARPFARILS comes from the coding sequence ATGAATGGAAAAAGCTTCTTTGTCGACCTGTCCAAGTGCACGGCCTGCCGGGGCTGTCAGGTGGCCTGCAAGCAATGGAAAAACAAACCCGCCGAAAAGACGGAAAACACCGGCTCGCACCAGAATCCGCCGGATCTGTCCTGGATGACGCTGAAACTGGTGCGGTTCACGGAAAAAACCATTGACGGCAAGTTCAACTGGCTGTTTTTCCCGGACCAGTGCCGTCACTGTGTGGACGCCCCATGCAAGATGGTGGCCGATTCCGAGGTGGAGGGGGCCATCATCCAGGATGAGGCCACGGGAGCGGTGATTTTCACCGAGAAGACCAAGGACATCAGCATCGACAACGTGCGCCCGGCCTGTCCCTACGACATCCCCCGGGTCAATCCCGAGACCAAGGTCATGTACAAGTGCGACATGTGCATCGACCGGGTCCAGGCGGGCTTGCTTCCGGCCTGCGTGCAGACCTGTCCCACGGGCACCATGAACTTCGGTGACCGCGCGGAGATGCTGGAAATGGCGAAAAAGCGGCTGGAGGAAGTCAAAAAGAGGTATCCCCAGGCCGTTTTGGTTGACCCCGATGACGTGCGGGTGATTTTCCTGTGCCTGTTCCCCGGGGACAACTACTACAAACACGTCACGGCCGAGGCGGGTGAGCCCCGGACCATGACCCGCAAGGCGCTCCTGGCCGGCATAGCCAGGCCCTTTGCCCGCATCCTGTCGTAA
- a CDS encoding ABC transporter substrate-binding protein — translation MSPSFRRSAIALVVVLALTLVSCEQDAARNAADAVTPGVTDTTILVGSSLPLSGHASYLGRQTLYGAMSYINHVNAHGGVHGRTIEVKALDDQYDPAKCVTNTQKLIIEDNVFALFCYVGTPTTLKIVPLVDEANVPLVGIFTGANALREPFNRYIINVRASYYQETQAAVRHLVEDLGIKRIAIFYQYDTYGFDGLKGTELALKDYGLAPVARGTYARGTMEVEEGLSRILEANPEAVVMIGTYGPCARFIQLAEKQGAKPVFYAVSFVGADEIARILGPRTTSEVIMSQVVPPPDLPETRTLLWGVVEYSDMLKRYYPEELPNTVGLEAYINAKVLVEGLRRAGRNLTRDRFIDAIESISDYSVGIANTISFGPDRHQGLERVYFNKLERGKFALITDWKNIRIHSREKKAPESDAASEKPGGENEAVSTPKP, via the coding sequence GTGAGCCCCAGTTTCCGCCGTTCGGCAATTGCGCTTGTCGTCGTCCTGGCCTTGACCCTCGTCTCCTGTGAGCAGGACGCCGCGCGAAACGCCGCCGACGCCGTCACGCCCGGAGTCACCGACACGACCATCCTGGTGGGATCCTCCCTGCCGCTCTCCGGCCACGCCAGCTACCTGGGCCGCCAGACCCTCTACGGGGCCATGAGCTACATCAACCACGTCAACGCCCACGGCGGGGTGCATGGCCGTACCATCGAGGTCAAGGCCCTGGACGACCAGTACGACCCGGCCAAGTGCGTGACCAACACCCAAAAACTCATCATCGAGGACAACGTCTTCGCCCTGTTCTGCTACGTGGGCACCCCGACCACGCTCAAAATCGTCCCCCTGGTCGACGAGGCCAATGTCCCCCTGGTCGGCATTTTCACCGGGGCCAACGCCCTGCGCGAGCCCTTCAACAGGTACATCATCAACGTGCGCGCCTCCTACTACCAGGAAACCCAGGCCGCCGTGCGCCATCTCGTGGAAGACCTGGGCATCAAACGCATCGCCATTTTTTACCAGTACGACACCTACGGATTCGACGGCCTCAAGGGCACCGAACTGGCGCTGAAGGATTACGGTCTGGCCCCCGTGGCCCGGGGCACCTACGCCCGGGGCACCATGGAGGTGGAGGAGGGCCTCAGCCGCATCCTGGAGGCCAATCCCGAGGCCGTGGTCATGATCGGGACCTACGGTCCCTGCGCCCGGTTCATCCAACTGGCTGAAAAGCAGGGGGCCAAGCCGGTGTTCTACGCCGTCTCCTTCGTGGGGGCCGACGAGATCGCCCGCATCCTGGGGCCGCGGACCACAAGCGAGGTGATCATGTCCCAGGTGGTGCCGCCACCGGATCTGCCGGAAACCCGGACCCTTTTGTGGGGCGTGGTGGAATACTCCGACATGCTCAAGCGCTATTATCCCGAGGAACTGCCCAACACCGTGGGCCTTGAGGCCTACATCAACGCCAAGGTCCTGGTGGAGGGCCTGCGTCGGGCCGGCAGGAATCTGACCAGGGATCGGTTCATCGACGCCATTGAATCCATAAGCGACTATTCCGTGGGCATCGCCAACACCATCTCGTTCGGTCCGGACAGGCATCAAGGGCTCGAACGCGTGTATTTCAACAAACTGGAGAGGGGGAAATTCGCCCTGATCACCGACTGGAAAAACATCCGCATACACAGCCGCGAGAAGAAAGCGCCGGAGTCCGACGCCGCTTCGGAGAAACCCGGTGGTGAAAATGAAGCCGTTTCGACGCCTAAGCCTTAA
- a CDS encoding DUF1992 domain-containing protein, whose protein sequence is MPDDDDLKAADGAAFRKEWQKDATRAEYKEYLGMRDRGMPEGSGVDIVEAKIRRAMAEGQFDNLEGQGKKLDLKGYFDAPEHLRVGYHFLRNAGFVPEEVRLSKEIEVLKERLASAKTEQDKREIRQKIAKASMDYGFYMDYNRKFAKKLF, encoded by the coding sequence ATGCCGGATGATGATGATCTCAAAGCCGCCGACGGTGCCGCCTTCCGGAAAGAATGGCAAAAGGATGCGACCCGGGCCGAATATAAAGAGTATCTGGGTATGCGGGATCGCGGCATGCCGGAAGGCTCCGGGGTGGATATTGTGGAGGCGAAGATACGGCGGGCCATGGCCGAGGGGCAGTTCGACAATCTGGAGGGACAGGGGAAAAAGCTTGATTTGAAGGGGTATTTCGATGCGCCGGAACATCTGCGCGTGGGGTATCATTTTTTGAGGAATGCCGGTTTCGTGCCCGAGGAAGTGCGCCTGAGCAAGGAGATAGAGGTGCTCAAGGAACGTCTCGCGTCGGCGAAGACCGAGCAAGACAAGCGCGAGATCAGGCAAAAGATCGCCAAGGCTTCTATGGATTACGGGTTTTACATGGATTACAACCGGAAATTCGCCAAAAAGTTGTTCTGA
- the fdnG gene encoding formate dehydrogenase-N subunit alpha produces the protein MKLKRRDFLKLTGGAMAVTAFGGLGFDLTPVHAKAAAAKLAGTAQTTSVCCYCSVGCGLIVSTADSGKGRAVNVEGDPDHPISEGALCPKGAAISQLGENDRRIQKVLYRAPYSDKWEEKSWDFALERIAKLTKETRDASFEAKDAKGQVVNRVNGIASVGSAAMDNEECWVYQAMLRAMGLTYIEHQARIUHSATVAALAESFGRGAMTNHWIDIVNSDCIFIIGSNPAENHPVSFKWVMRAKDRGAKVIHVDPRFTRTSQHADIFARLRSGSDIAFFGGLINYILKNNLIFKDYVVNYTNAAFILGDKFEFKDGLFSGFNEEKRSYDKSSWSFVKDDKGVPKKDPTLANPRCVYQLMKKHYERYDLKTVSKISGTPEKDLVEVYQAYAATGKPEKSGTMLYAMGQTQHTVGVQNIRAMTLIQLLLGNIGVAGGGINALRGEANVQGSTDQGLLYHILPGYLPTPSAAMPTLADYNAKNTPKSADPRSANWWGNRPKYVASFLKSMYPAQELETAYSWLPKLEPGKDYSWLSLFDAMLGGAFKGFFAWGQNPAASTANSNKTREAMSKLDWMVTVNIFDTETGSFWRGPGMDPKKIKTEVFFLPCCVSIEKEGSISNSGRWMQWRYAGPKPMGESKPDGDIIYELFEKIRELYKKEGGAFPDPILNLNWDIATNHVYDPHKVAKRINGYFIKEKTIKIGDADKTFKPGDQVPAFAMLQDDGSTCSGCWIYCASYTDKNMSARRDKTQTEMQAKIGLFPAWSWAWPVNRRIIYNRASVDLNGKPYQPNKAVIAWVDGKWVGDVPDGPWPPMADVEKGRYPFIMTTEGFGQLFGPGRNDGPFPEYYEPLECPVSAHPFSKRLHNPTALIFKGEAEKRAVCDPRYPFICSTYRVTEHWQTGIMTRWVPWLLEAEPQMFVEMSPELATMRGIKNGEKVIVENMRGQLWAKAIITERIKPFTVMGETVHQVGIPWHFGWVFPKDGGDSANLLTPSVGDPNTGIPETKAFMVNVRKA, from the coding sequence ATGAAGCTCAAACGCAGGGATTTTCTCAAGCTGACCGGCGGGGCCATGGCCGTCACCGCGTTCGGCGGCCTGGGATTCGATCTCACCCCGGTCCATGCCAAGGCCGCGGCGGCCAAGCTGGCCGGAACGGCGCAGACCACCTCGGTGTGCTGCTACTGTTCCGTTGGATGCGGGCTCATCGTGAGCACGGCCGACAGCGGCAAGGGCCGCGCGGTCAATGTCGAGGGCGACCCCGACCATCCCATCAGCGAAGGCGCCCTGTGTCCCAAGGGCGCGGCCATCTCCCAACTCGGGGAAAACGACCGGCGCATCCAGAAGGTGCTCTACCGGGCTCCGTATTCCGACAAGTGGGAGGAGAAAAGCTGGGACTTCGCCCTGGAGCGCATCGCCAAGCTGACCAAGGAGACCCGCGACGCCTCGTTTGAGGCGAAAGACGCCAAAGGGCAGGTGGTCAACCGGGTGAACGGCATTGCCTCGGTGGGTTCGGCGGCCATGGACAACGAGGAGTGCTGGGTCTATCAGGCCATGCTCCGGGCCATGGGACTTACCTACATCGAGCATCAGGCCCGTATCTGACACAGCGCCACTGTGGCGGCTCTGGCAGAGTCGTTCGGACGCGGCGCGATGACCAATCACTGGATCGACATCGTCAACAGTGATTGCATTTTCATAATCGGCAGCAATCCCGCCGAAAACCATCCCGTATCGTTCAAGTGGGTCATGCGGGCCAAGGACAGAGGCGCCAAGGTCATTCACGTTGACCCGCGCTTCACCCGCACCTCCCAGCACGCGGACATCTTCGCCCGCCTGCGCTCGGGCTCGGACATCGCGTTTTTTGGTGGCCTGATCAATTACATCTTGAAGAACAATCTCATCTTCAAGGACTATGTCGTCAACTACACCAACGCGGCCTTCATCCTTGGGGACAAATTCGAGTTCAAGGATGGACTTTTCTCGGGATTCAACGAGGAAAAGCGGTCCTACGACAAGTCCTCGTGGTCCTTTGTGAAGGACGACAAGGGCGTTCCCAAGAAGGATCCGACCCTGGCCAATCCCCGGTGCGTCTATCAGCTCATGAAAAAGCACTATGAGCGCTATGACCTGAAAACCGTGTCCAAGATCAGCGGCACCCCGGAAAAGGATCTGGTCGAGGTCTACCAGGCCTACGCGGCCACGGGCAAACCCGAAAAGTCCGGCACCATGCTCTACGCCATGGGCCAGACCCAGCACACCGTGGGCGTGCAGAACATCCGGGCCATGACCCTCATCCAACTGCTTCTGGGCAACATCGGCGTGGCCGGCGGCGGCATCAACGCCCTGCGTGGCGAGGCCAACGTCCAGGGGTCCACGGACCAGGGGCTTTTGTACCATATCCTGCCCGGCTACCTGCCCACGCCTTCCGCGGCCATGCCCACGCTTGCGGACTATAACGCCAAGAACACGCCCAAATCCGCCGATCCGCGAAGCGCCAACTGGTGGGGCAACCGGCCCAAGTACGTGGCCAGCTTCCTCAAGTCCATGTACCCCGCCCAGGAGTTGGAGACGGCCTATTCCTGGCTGCCCAAGCTCGAGCCCGGCAAGGACTATTCCTGGCTGTCGCTTTTCGACGCCATGCTGGGCGGGGCCTTCAAGGGCTTTTTCGCCTGGGGCCAGAACCCGGCGGCCAGCACGGCCAACTCCAACAAGACCCGCGAGGCCATGAGCAAGCTGGACTGGATGGTCACGGTGAACATCTTCGACACCGAGACCGGATCGTTCTGGCGCGGCCCGGGCATGGACCCGAAAAAGATCAAGACCGAGGTGTTCTTTCTGCCCTGCTGCGTGTCCATCGAGAAGGAAGGCTCCATCTCCAACTCCGGACGCTGGATGCAGTGGCGCTACGCCGGACCCAAGCCCATGGGCGAGTCCAAGCCCGACGGGGACATCATCTACGAGCTCTTCGAGAAGATCCGTGAGCTCTATAAAAAAGAGGGCGGGGCCTTCCCCGACCCCATCCTGAACCTCAACTGGGACATCGCCACCAACCACGTCTATGATCCGCACAAGGTGGCCAAGCGCATCAACGGGTATTTTATCAAGGAAAAGACCATAAAGATCGGCGACGCGGACAAGACCTTCAAGCCCGGCGACCAGGTGCCGGCCTTCGCCATGCTTCAGGACGACGGCTCCACCTGCTCGGGCTGCTGGATCTACTGCGCCTCCTACACCGACAAGAACATGTCCGCCCGCCGCGACAAGACCCAGACCGAGATGCAGGCCAAGATCGGCCTGTTCCCGGCCTGGTCCTGGGCCTGGCCGGTCAACCGGCGGATCATCTACAACCGGGCCTCCGTGGACCTAAACGGCAAGCCGTATCAGCCCAACAAGGCGGTCATCGCCTGGGTCGACGGCAAGTGGGTGGGCGATGTGCCCGACGGTCCCTGGCCGCCCATGGCCGACGTGGAAAAGGGCCGTTATCCCTTCATCATGACCACCGAGGGCTTTGGCCAGCTTTTCGGCCCGGGCCGCAACGACGGTCCGTTCCCGGAATACTACGAGCCCCTGGAATGCCCGGTCAGCGCCCATCCCTTCTCCAAACGGCTGCACAACCCGACCGCCCTGATATTCAAGGGCGAGGCGGAAAAACGGGCCGTGTGCGATCCGCGTTATCCGTTCATCTGCTCCACCTACCGGGTCACGGAGCACTGGCAGACCGGGATTATGACCCGCTGGGTGCCCTGGCTGCTTGAGGCCGAGCCCCAGATGTTCGTGGAGATGAGTCCTGAACTGGCCACCATGCGCGGCATCAAAAACGGCGAGAAGGTCATTGTCGAGAACATGCGCGGACAGCTTTGGGCCAAGGCCATCATCACCGAGCGCATCAAGCCCTTTACGGTCATGGGCGAGACCGTCCATCAGGTGGGCATTCCCTGGCACTTCGGTTGGGTCTTCCCCAAGGACGGCGGTGATTCGGCCAACCTGCTCACCCCCTCCGTGGGCGATCCCAATACGGGCATCCCGGAAACCAAGGCCTTCATGGTCAACGTGCGGAAAGCCTAA
- a CDS encoding peroxiredoxin family protein has protein sequence MIQALLRGTLVAVCLFMAEGGASSSPAGEPPREGDVLPDFTLVSPESPEDRTALGLSDAATFKLGDVDASCLLFEVIGVYCPECHKQAPLFGKLHARLAKDQNLSGRVKMLAMAAGATTKELEYLLKRGEYPFCVVNDPEYVAHKALGEPKTPFTMIVDRQGRVLFVHLGVITDMGGFFRTIENLCR, from the coding sequence ATGATCCAGGCCCTGTTGCGAGGGACGCTCGTGGCGGTCTGCCTGTTCATGGCCGAGGGGGGGGCGTCCTCTTCCCCGGCCGGCGAACCGCCCCGGGAAGGGGACGTTTTGCCGGACTTCACCCTGGTTTCCCCGGAGTCGCCCGAAGACCGCACCGCCCTGGGCCTGTCCGATGCCGCGACGTTCAAGCTCGGCGACGTGGACGCGTCGTGTCTTCTCTTCGAGGTGATCGGGGTGTACTGCCCCGAGTGTCACAAGCAGGCCCCGCTTTTCGGGAAACTGCACGCCCGGTTGGCCAAGGACCAAAATCTCTCCGGCCGGGTGAAAATGCTGGCCATGGCCGCCGGGGCGACCACCAAGGAACTGGAATATCTCCTGAAACGGGGCGAGTATCCTTTTTGTGTGGTCAACGATCCGGAATATGTCGCGCATAAGGCCCTGGGTGAACCAAAAACACCGTTCACCATGATCGTGGATCGCCAAGGGCGGGTCCTTTTTGTCCATCTGGGCGTGATCACGGACATGGGGGGCTTTTTCCGCACAATAGAGAACCTGTGCCGATGA